Genomic DNA from Burkholderia plantarii:
CTTGAGCGCCTCACGCGCCTTGGGCAGGTTGTAGAACGGAATCACCGGCACCACGTGGTGGGCGGCGTGGACCGAGATGTTGTGCGTGAAGAAGTGCAGCCACTTCGGGTACTCGTAGTCGGTCGTCATCATCAGGCGGCTGCCGTTCAGGGTCCAGTGCTCGCGCGTGAGGAACGGGATGTCGTCCGAGATGTGATGCATCATCGTGGTGGTGCTGAACCACGCGTGGATGCCGAGCCAGGGGCCGAGGAAGTAGATCAGGAAGCCCTGCCAGCCGGTGAAGTAGATCAGCGTGGGCAGATAGATCGCCGCGAACAGCACGGTGATGATCACCGAGCGGCGCACGTCGTTGCGGGCCTCGAGCTTCGGGAACATGCTCGGCTTGAAGCCCGAGTGGCGCTGGTAGTTCACGGTGCCGAGCCAGAACAGCCAGCTGCGCGTGCTGCGATAGACGAACTTCTCCCACAGGCCCATGCGGCGGTACTGCTCCGGCAGCACGGGGCGCCAGTCGGTATCCATCTCCAGGCTGTTGGTGTTGGCGTGATGCAGGTTGTGCATGTGGCGCCAGCCATGAAACGGGTAGAGCAGCGGGAACAGCGCGATCTGGCCGAGCGCGAAGTTGAAGCGCCGGCTCCTCGAGAACGAGTTGTGCCCGCAGTCGTGCGCGATGCAGAACAGCCCCCAGCCGCCCAGGCCGGCCAGCAGCCAGAGCGGGATCCAGAGCGACCAGTGCGGCGCGTAATGGACGCCGACCACGGCGCCCACGTACAGCGCGGTGCTCGCGAAGAAGCCGAGCAGGCCGCGCGCGAGGCGCGGTTCGTAAAGCTCGCGCGGAATCGCGTCGGCCAGCCGTTCGCCCTCGATCGACTTCAGCGACTGGACGTACTCGCGAAAGCCCGGGGTTTGCTGCTGCGGTAGTTGAATCGTTGCCATCGGTTCGCTCCTTGGTGGCGTGGCGCTCAGGCCTTGATCTCGCCGGCGGCGAGTTCGGTGGCGAGGTAGCTCGCCAGGTCGTCGATGTTCTGGTGTTCGAACAGCAGCGCCGGCGAGAGGCGCTGTTCGAGCAGTTTCTCGAGGTCGCCGGCCACTTGCAGCGCGACCAGCGAATCGAGCCCGTAGGACTCGAAGCTGCGGGCCGAATCGATCTGCGCGACCGGCACGTTGAGCTGCCGGGCGAGCCGTTCGACCAGCCATTGGTGGATGCCGGCTTCGGTCAGCGGGGTGGACGAACGTTTTTCTTCCATGAAGCCGATCTTGTTGAACAGGCTCGACATGAACGCCATGATGTGTACTCCCACGTCAGGGTTGAAAGGGTGAAACGAAACGGTGCGGGCCGTGGCGGCGCGGGCGGCGGGGCCGCCTCAGGCGTTGCCGGACTCGCGCTTGCGGATGCGCTCGATCACCTCGCGGCTGGGCGAGCGCAGCTCCGAGACGATGCCGAGCCGGCCCAGCAGCGTCAGCATCCAGCCCGACAGGTCGGGCTCCCACCAGTTCACGCCATGCCGGTACCAGGCCGGAAACGCGTGATGGTTGTTCTGCAGGCCTTCGCCGAAGGTCAGGAAGGCCACGATCCAGTTGTTGGTGCTGTGGTCGCGCGTCTCGAACGGGCGGCTGCCGTAGCGGTGGCAGATCGAGCCCACGCACCAGGCGAACTGGTTGGCGATGAACATGCGCGCGAAGCCGCCGAACATCAGCCCGCACAGCGCGCCCATCCAGCTCGCGGTGAGCAGGCCGCCGGCCACCGTGGGGATCAGCAGGCCGAGCAGGACCCAGTAGAAATAGGTGCGGTTGAAGAACAGCAGCGTGCGGTCCTTCAGGATGTCCTGCGCGAAGTAGCTCCAGCTCGACATCTCGGGCGACATCATCCACGGCATGTGGGCGTGCCACAGCCCGCGCAGGCGCTCGCCGCGGCTGTCGCCGAGCAGGTTCGGCGAATGCGGGTCGCCCGGGCGGTCGCTGTAGGTGTGGTGGCGGCGATGCGTGGTGACCCAGAACAGGATCGGGCCTTGTGCCGCCATCGAGCCGCAGATCAGGATCAGCGCGCGGAACAGCGGCGAGGTCTTGAACGCGCGATGGGCGAGGAAGCGGTGATAGCCGATCGAGACGCCCGCCATGTGCAACACGTACATCACGCCGAACAGCCAGGCGTCGACGCGCGTGGCGTAGCCGGCCCATGCGAGCCATGCGGCCGCCAGCGTGCCGGCGAGCGGGATCGTCATCACGCCGAACGCGGTCCGCGCCTTGATGCGGGCGCCGCGTGCGTCGAGCACGCTGACGCCGCGCACCGGCTGGTCGTCGGGGATGATCGGTGCGGATGGGAGATCGAGGTGCGTCATGAAGAATTCTCCGGATGGCTTGCGAGGGCGCTCAGGACTGGGTGGCATCGGCGCGGCCGCGGGCGGGGCGCCGCACGTCCCACACCAGACCGAACACGGCCAGCAGTTCGATCAGGCCGCCCGACAGGTCGAGCTGCCAGAAACGCTGGCTGGTACGGGCCAAGGCGGGGAACGCGTGATGGTTGTTGTGCCAGCCGCCGCCCACCGCCGGCAGCGCCAGCCAGAACACGTTGCGGCTCTGGTCGCGCGTGGTGTTCGGGCGCGGCCCGAAGCTGTGCGCGAAGGAATTGATCGCCCAGGTGGCCTGGTCGACCAGGAAGATCCGCAGCAGGCCGCCCCACAGCAGGCCCATCAGCGCCGCGTAGGGCGTGCCGCCGATCAGCCAGCCGGCCAGCGTCGGCAACGCCAGGCCGAGCCCGATCCAGACGAAATAGAGGCGGTTCAGGCGCACGATCCAGCGATCGCGCAGCAGGTCCGGCGTGAACTGGCTCCAGTTCTGCCGGCGCAGCGTGAACAGCCAGCCGACGTGCGCATGCCAGATGCCGCGCAGGCGCCCGGAGAAATCCTCGCCGTGCAGGCGCGGCGAATGCGGATCGCCCTCCTGGTCGGTGAAGGCGTGGTGCATGCGATGCGTGGCGGCCCAGAACAGGATCGGGCCCTGCGCGGCCATCGAGCCGCAGATCGCGAACAGCGCCGTGACGATCGGGCCGGCCTTGAACGCCTGATGCGAGAAGAAGCGGTGCAGTCCGGCCTCGACGCCGAGCGCCGTGATCAGGTACATGACGGCGAGCAGGCCGATCTCGAGACGGCCGATGCCGTTGACGATCGCCAACGTCACGGCCGCGACCGCGCCGACGGCCGGGA
This window encodes:
- a CDS encoding acyl-CoA desaturase, coding for MDIQTQTSPSRPAPTADRTGATERRLAWLTVGIPAVGAVAAVTLAIVNGIGRLEIGLLAVMYLITALGVEAGLHRFFSHQAFKAGPIVTALFAICGSMAAQGPILFWAATHRMHHAFTDQEGDPHSPRLHGEDFSGRLRGIWHAHVGWLFTLRRQNWSQFTPDLLRDRWIVRLNRLYFVWIGLGLALPTLAGWLIGGTPYAALMGLLWGGLLRIFLVDQATWAINSFAHSFGPRPNTTRDQSRNVFWLALPAVGGGWHNNHHAFPALARTSQRFWQLDLSGGLIELLAVFGLVWDVRRPARGRADATQS
- a CDS encoding acyl carrier protein — encoded protein: MAFMSSLFNKIGFMEEKRSSTPLTEAGIHQWLVERLARQLNVPVAQIDSARSFESYGLDSLVALQVAGDLEKLLEQRLSPALLFEHQNIDDLASYLATELAAGEIKA
- a CDS encoding acyl-CoA desaturase — encoded protein: MTHLDLPSAPIIPDDQPVRGVSVLDARGARIKARTAFGVMTIPLAGTLAAAWLAWAGYATRVDAWLFGVMYVLHMAGVSIGYHRFLAHRAFKTSPLFRALILICGSMAAQGPILFWVTTHRRHHTYSDRPGDPHSPNLLGDSRGERLRGLWHAHMPWMMSPEMSSWSYFAQDILKDRTLLFFNRTYFYWVLLGLLIPTVAGGLLTASWMGALCGLMFGGFARMFIANQFAWCVGSICHRYGSRPFETRDHSTNNWIVAFLTFGEGLQNNHHAFPAWYRHGVNWWEPDLSGWMLTLLGRLGIVSELRSPSREVIERIRKRESGNA
- a CDS encoding fatty acid desaturase encodes the protein MATIQLPQQQTPGFREYVQSLKSIEGERLADAIPRELYEPRLARGLLGFFASTALYVGAVVGVHYAPHWSLWIPLWLLAGLGGWGLFCIAHDCGHNSFSRSRRFNFALGQIALFPLLYPFHGWRHMHNLHHANTNSLEMDTDWRPVLPEQYRRMGLWEKFVYRSTRSWLFWLGTVNYQRHSGFKPSMFPKLEARNDVRRSVIITVLFAAIYLPTLIYFTGWQGFLIYFLGPWLGIHAWFSTTTMMHHISDDIPFLTREHWTLNGSRLMMTTDYEYPKWLHFFTHNISVHAAHHVVPVIPFYNLPKAREALKRAYPGAIRQKPFTLGEVWKVIRACHLYDPVHGYYRSFEAVATPPAPTPPRADTAI